A region of Tigriopus californicus strain San Diego chromosome 7, Tcal_SD_v2.1, whole genome shotgun sequence DNA encodes the following proteins:
- the LOC131883506 gene encoding uncharacterized protein K02A2.6-like, whose amino-acid sequence MMKLAADTFYVQWIPGKKHHVADALSSFPLFDIQEEDQQDGLALSGFDSIHLATISLNSAPDSALASVSEIAKGDVNYQAIISTLLSGQSPNSLPQSHPSKMYSKQWKALSLTYDTNLLILQGHRIVVPPAARPNILQDLHRAHWGIRRTRALARSLSFWPGMNNDIEQIISSCATCQEHLPSQQAETLVQSKASRPFESILVDIFNNAGQHYLVMVDHFSAWPCVAHLSRMDTPAINSILYDWFTDNGIPQVLRSDGGPQFRTEFGEFCRGLNIVHELSSAYHPASNGHAESAVKAMKALLQKCNNHWHDLRISADPYSRPPIDVHSPL is encoded by the coding sequence ATGATGAAACTGGCGGCTGATACGTTCTATGTCCAATGGATCCCAGGCAAAAAACATCACGTGGCCGATGCTCTTTCCAGCTTTCCGCTCTTTGACATCCAGGAAGAAGATCAGCAGGACGGACTAGCTCTTTCTGGATTTGATTCCATCCACTTGGCTACAATTTCTCTCAACTCGGCACCTGATTCTGCCTTGGCCTCAGTCTCTGAAATAGCCAAAGGGGATGTCAACTATCAGGCGATTATCTCCACTCTTCTTTCAGGCCAATCTCCTAACTCCTTACCTCAGAGTCATCCGTCTAAAATGTACTCGAAGCAATGGAAGGCCTTGTCTTTGACTTACGATACCAATTTACTCATTCTCCAAGGCCATCGGATTGTTGTCCCACCCGCTGCCCGCCCCAACattcttcaagatcttcatAGAGCCCATTGGGGTATCCGCCGTACCCGTGCCTTGGCTCGCAGCCTTTCATTTTGGCCTGGCATGAATAATGATATTGAACAAATCATCAGTTCATGTGCCACATGCCAGGAACACCTGCCAAGCCAACAGGCCGAAACTCTGGTCCAATCCAAAGCATCCAGGCCTTTTGAATCGATTTTGGTGGATATTTTCAACAATGCAGGTCAACACTATTTGGTAATGGTGGACCACTTTTCCGCTTGGCCATGCGTCGCCCACTTGTCCAGAATGGACACGCCAGCCATCAACAGCATCTTGTATGATTGGTTCACAGACAATGGGATTCCTCAAGTTCTTCGTTCTGATGGAGGACCCCAATTCCGTACCGAATTTGGAGAGTTTTGCCGCGGTCTAAACATCGTCCATGAACTCTCGTCCGCTTACCATCCCGCCTCCAACGGTCATGCCGAATCAGCGGTCAAAGCCATGAAGGCCCTCTTGCAAAAATGTAACAATCATTGGCATGATCTCAGGATTTCTGCGGACCCGTACTCCCGGCCACCCATTGACGTACACTCACCTCTCTGA